CCTTGCCCTCGCCGTGGGCCGTAACGCGGTAGACGCCGTCGCCCTCGCTCAGGACCTGGATCTGCAAGCCCGACTTCTTGTCCAGGATCTGCAGCGGCCGTGGTTCGACGGGGTCGGCCGAATCAAGTTTGCAGGCTTCGAGGAAAACCCGCTTTACCGCAAGCTGGTGTGCATAGCCGCAGTGAAACCTCAGACGCCCGCCGTCGGCTGGTTCCATGCCTCCGAGGACTTCCATGGCCTTCACCACGAAGGCGATCCGATCCTCGACGCCTTCCCGCCGGCTGTAGGTGAATACCTGGTAGACCGGTCCCGAGTCATCCTGCTGGCGGTACAGGCCGATCGAAATGTCTCCGAAATGGGCATCGAGGGGTACCAGTTCGATGCGCCTGCCTATGTCGACGGTCTGACCCAAATCCCTACCTCGTTCGTGGCTGTTCGCGGCCGGCACGATCCGCCCCGGTTGGCCTTTCGCCGGATCGTCTGCCGTGGCCCATCTCTTCACCGCGCGGTCGGGCCTATCCCCTGTCGTATCCGTCTTCCAACTGCTTCAGAACAGCTTCGGCCACCGCTTCGGCCTCTTTTTCTTCGCCCGGCCATTCCTGCTTATCGGACCAGTGCCACTCGTCCAGGTAGGCGTCGGTGCCGGTCAGCCCGTCCCGCATGGCCACCCGGTCGATTTCCTGCTGGAACCAGTCGGGCATCTGGCGCGAGAGAGGCCGGCGGCTTCCACTACGGCCTCCATAGACGCGCACCTGCGCCGGGATGTCCCGCCAGTATAGTACCTGGTACACCGCCATGGTGACCGATCCTGTACTCTGGTCGCGCCCGTGTTGTACGTCGGAGGTACCATCCGAGCCACGTAACCCTTCAACCAGGGCCCTCGAACCGTGTCTATACCGCCCGGTCCATCGCCTCGCGGAAGGCCCGGATGTGGGCGACCCCCGTGCCGCAGCATCCGCCGATGAAGTATGCGCCGGCCTGCAGGAGGTCCGGCACGAAGGCGGCCATTTCCTCCGGCGTGTTGGCGTAGTAAGTCCTGTGCTGCTCATCCAGGCGGGCCTTCCCCGCGTTGGGGTAGGCCATCATCCGTTTCGCCGGTTCCTTCCTGGCTTCCATGGCATGCTTCAACTGGCCGATGCCGTTTATGGCGTGGGGCATTCCCGTGTGCTCGTCCCGCCGGGACTCCGCGCCACAGTTCAGGCCAACGATCTGAACGTGCCCGAGCAGGTCGTGCCCGTCGGACTGCGCACCGCCCGCGAGGATCTCCAGCAGATCCGCCGCCGAATGACCCCAGTCCGTCTTGTAAATCACCTCGCCCGTGGATCGGTCCTTCGTGTACTTGTACGTCAGGTTCACGGCGATGGGCAGGCCGAACTTCCGCAATTCGTCTATGGCCAGGGCCGCCTCGTTGGCGGAGAACATGGTCTCGACGCAGAAGAAATCGACGCCGCCCTCGGCCAGGAGCGTTC
The nucleotide sequence above comes from Gemmatimonadota bacterium. Encoded proteins:
- a CDS encoding homocysteine S-methyltransferase family protein, with translation MQAPGDVHPVARRTDQSFGVCCMISFLERIDDDRPLLYDGGFGTELFAHGIELANSALANELYPDIVSSIHSDYIEAGAEVVGTNTFVASYPHLEMAGKDAAESDGLIRLAVEHARTAIERSGKDVYLAGSIGPLPGAIEADSGDTEFGIANSIARDAHERVGTLLAEGGVDFFCVETMFSANEAALAIDELRKFGLPIAVNLTYKYTKDRSTGEVIYKTDWGHSAADLLEILAGGAQSDGHDLLGHVQIVGLNCGAESRRDEHTGMPHAINGIGQLKHAMEARKEPAKRMMAYPNAGKARLDEQHRTYYANTPEEMAAFVPDLLQAGAYFIGGCCGTGVAHIRAFREAMDRAV